A stretch of DNA from Methylogaea oryzae:
GCCGTCCGGCGACCAGGCCGGGGCGCCGTTGATGCCCGGCAGGCTGGAAACCATGGTGCGCTGACCGGTGGCCAGTTCCTGCACATAAATGGCCGACGCCTTGGTTTCGAAGGAAACGTAGGCCAGACGCTTGCCGTCCGCCGACCAGGCCGGCGACATGAGCGGCTCGGGCGAGGTGACGATGGTCTGCGGCGCGTAACCGTCGGCGTCGGCCACTTGGATGCGGTACTGGCGCTTGCCGTTGTCGCCCATATAGGACGTGACGTAGGCGATGCGCGTCGCGAAGGCGCCGGGCGTGCCGGTAAGCTGCTGGAAGATCATGTCCGCGATGCGGTGGGCGGTGCGGCGCAAATCCGGCGCGCTGCTCTCCACCGTGTAGGACATGAGCTGCTGGCCCTTGAGCACGTCGAACACGAAGAACTGCACGGTATAGCCTTCCGGGCCCGGACGCACCTGGCCGATCACCAGGTAGTCCTGCTTCAACACCTGCCATTCGGGAAAACGCACCTGATCCGGCGTCGAAGGGGTGCTGAGCATGGCTTCCCGTCCCAGGGACTTAAAGCGGCCGCTACGGCCCAAGTCGTCGGAAATCACGCCCGACATATCCACCGCCAGCTGCGATTGCGAGCCGAACGGTACGACGGCGATAGGACTGGCGCGCTCCACGCCCTTGGTGATTTCGATCATCAACTCGGCTTGCGCCAGCGTCGAGTAGAGGCCGGCCAGCAACAGCCAAACAACTGCGAATATCCGTCGATTCATGGGTCGTTCTTGTAAGTTGGCAAACACTATGTGACTAGTCCGCTAGTGGTGTTAAGTGGGGCAATCGGGACAGAATTTAAACGGGAAAGACTTGAAGTCTTGGAACGCGGCGGCATCCTCCGGGACGGGCAGCGGAGAGGCCCTGCGCACCGCGGCCTCGGCAGACTGGTCGAAGGCGGCGTTGCCGCTGCTTTTTTCCACTTTAGCGTCCAACACCGCGCCCCCCGGCGCTAATCTCACGCGAATTATACAAGACAAACTGCTGTCCACCGAAGGCGGCTGATACCAATTATTGATAACCTTCTGCTTGATGGCCGCGATGGCCGCCGCTTGGGCTTTATCCGAAGCCGCCTTGGCGCGCTTGGCCGCCTCCGCCTTGCCTTCCGCCTCCAACTGCTCTTTGAGCGCCCGCTCGCGTTCGGCTTGGCGTTTGGCCTCTTCGGCGGCTTTGCGATGCGCCTCTTCCTCGGCCGCCTGCTTTTTCGCCTCGGCCTCGGCTTCCGCCTTGCGCTTGGCTTCCGCTTCGGCTTTTTGCCGTGCCGCGTCCTCCTCCTTGCGCTTAGCCTCTTCCGCCTGGCGTTTCTGCTGCTCGGCTTTCTGCTTGGCTTCTGCATCGGCCTTCTGTTTGGCCTCCGCTTCGGCTTTTTGCTTGGCTTCAGCCTCGGCCTTTTGCTTCGCCTCCGCGTCGGCCTTCTGCTGTTTAGCCAACTCGTCCTTGCGCTTGGCTTCCGCCTCGGCTTTTTGCTGCTTCGCTTGCTCTTCCTTACGTGCCGCCTCGGCCTCCGCCTTTTGCTGCTTGGCCTGTTCCTCCTTGCGCTTAGCCTCGGCCTCCTTCGCTTTCTGGGCCGCTTGAGTCTCCTCCTGCTTGCGCTTGGCTTCCGCTTCGGCGGCCAGTTTGCCCTGCTCCGCCAGGCGCTGCTGTTCCTCGGCCTTTTTCTTCTCCTCGGCGGCCTTCTTCACCGTCTCCTGGCGCTTGGCCTCCGCTTCGGCGGCGGCTTTTTCCTCTGCCTGGCGTTGTTTCTCGGCGGCCTCTTTACGTTTCGTCTCTTCCTTGCGTTGCGATTCCAGCTCGGCGACGCGTTTTTCCTCCGCCTGGCGCTGCCGCTCCGCCTCGGCCTGCTTTTGCTTGAGCTCTTCCAGCTTCTGCGCCGCTTGCGCCTGCGCCGCCTCGTTCTGCTTTTGCAAAGCCAGCTTCTGCGCCTCCAACTCGGCCAAGCGCTTCTCTTCCTCCAAGCGTTTTTGCTCCAACGCCTGCTGCTGCGCCTGCTTGGCCTGCTCTTTCTGTTGCAGCTTGGTCAACTCCTGCTGAACCTGGCCTTCGTCGGCCATGGTGGCCTTGATGGTCTCCGGCTGGGCCTCCTCGGGCTTGCCCTGGGATTGCTCGCCGCTGTTGAAGCTGATGAAAAACAAGGCCAACAGGGCCAAATGCAGCAGCAGGGCCCACAACAAAGGTCGCTGGTATTGGCGCAGCATTTCCATGGTCATTCCGCCGGATTGGTCATCAAGCCCACGCTGGGTACGCCCGCTTGTTTCAACGCCGCCATGGCGGTCACCACCCGGCCGTAATCCACCGCCTTGTCGCCGCGGATCAACACTTCGGTGCCCGGTTTCAAGCGTAGCGCCGCCATCACCTTGGCCATCAGCTCTTCCTGCGCCACCGGCTGGTCGTCGTGATCGCCCAGATCCACGTAAAAGCTGCCGTCGGCCTTGATGCTGACGACGATGGGCGGCTTGTCCTCTTTCACCTCCACCGTCTTGGCCGCCGCTTGCGGCAGATCCACGTCCACGCCGTTCTGCACCAGGGGCGCGGTGATCATGAAGATAATGAGCAATACCAGGGAAACGTCGATGTAGGGTACGACGTTGATTTCAGCCATGGGCTTGCGGCGTCCGCCGCCGCGTCCGGGGACGTTCATTGGGACACCCGCCGCGCCGCGGAATCGCTAACCGCGGTTGAATGGACCTGACGGTGCAACAGGCTCAGGAATTCCTCCATGAAGGTCTGATAACGGCTGGCCAGCTTGTCGTTGACGGTGGCGTAGCGGTTGTAGGCGATAACGGCTGGAATGGCGGCGAACAAGCCCATGGCCGTGGCGATCAAGGCTTCCGAAATGCCGGGAGCCACCATGGACAGGGTCGCTTGCTTGACCGCGCCTAAGGAGCGGAACGAATTCATGATGCCCCACACCGTGCCGAACAAGCCGATGTACGGACTGGTGGAACCCACCGTGGCGAGGAAGGGCAAGTGCTCGTCCAGCATATCCAGCTCGCGTCCCATGGCGGCGCGCATGGCGCGCTGGGCGCCGTCCACCACGGCCTCCGGCGCGATGCCTTCCTGGCGCCGCAGGCGGGAAAACTCCTTGAAGCCGGCCACGAAAATGTTTTCGATGCCGTCGCACTGATAACCTTCCGAAGACATTTCCCGATACAAATCGGACAGTTCCATGCCGGACCAAAAGCGGTCCTCGAATTCGTCGGCGATCCCCACGGCATTCCTCAACACCTTGCGCTTGCCGAAAATAAAAGTCCAGGACACCACGGAAGCGGCCAGGAGGATCAGCATCACCGCCTGAACGACGAAGCTGGCCTCCATGATGATGGTTATAAACGACTGGTCAGAATTCATCTTTGATCCGTTGCAATAAATAATCCGGTATGGCGGTGGCCTTGAAAGCGTCCGCTTCCAGGCAGGCCACGCGCACTTGCGTCTTGCACAGCAGCTCGCCGGCGTCAGCCTGGCGGCGAATTTCCTGCTCGAAAACCAAGCTGGCCCGTTTCGCCTCGACCAAGCGGGCATCGACCCACAGCAGGTCGTTGAAGCGGGCCGGCTTGATAAAATCCAAGTTCATGGATTTTACTGCAAATACAATGCCTTCGCGCGTACGCAGTTCGTCCTGCTCGAATCCCATCGCCCGCAATCGCTCGGTGCGCGCCCGTTCGAAGAAGCGCACATAGGCGCCGTGGTATACCACGCCGCCCGCATCGGTGTCCTCATAATAGACGCGCACCGGCCATCGAAAAGTGTCGGCTTTCATGAAACCCGCCTCATCCGAACAAATCCTCGGACGGCGCCGCCGCCCTGGGCGCCTCCAGTCCGAAATGCAAATAAGCCATCCGGGTGGCGACGCGCCCGCGCGGCGTGCGCATAATGTAGCCCTGCTGGATCAAATAAGGCTCCAGCACGTCCTCGATGGTGCCGCGCTCCTCGCTGATGGCGGCCGCCAAGCTGTCCAGGCCCACCGGGCCGCCGTCGAACATGTCGATCATCACCTTCAACAGCTTGCGATCCAGCGGGTCGAAGCCCACTTGGTCGACCTTGAGCATTTCCAGGGCTTTAGCCGCCACCTCGGCGGTGACGTGACCGTCCGATTTCACCTCGGCATAGTCGCGCACCCGCCGCAGCAAGCGATTGGCAATACGCGGCGTGCCTCGGCTGCGGCGCGCCACTTCCACCGCACCGTCATGATGCATGGTCAGGCCGAGAATGCGGGCCGAGCGCTCGACGATGCGGGTCAAGTCCTCTACCGAATAAAACTCCAAGCGCTGGACGATGCCGAAGCGGTCGCGCAGCGGCGACGTGAGCAGGCCGGCGCGGGTGGTCGCGCCCACCAGCGTGAAAGGCGGCAGATCCAGCTTGATGGAACGGGCGGCCGGACCTTCGCCGATCATGATGTCGATCTGGTAGTCCTCCATGGCCGGATAGAGGGACTCCTCCACCACCGCGCTCAAACGGTGGATTTCGTCGATGAACAACACGTCGCCTTGCTCCAGATTGGTCAGCAATGCGGCCAGGTCGCCGGCTTTTTCCAGCACCGGGCCGGACGTGTGGCGGATGTTGACGCCCATTTCGTTGGCCAGGATGTTGGCCAGGGTGGTCTTGCCCAGGCCGGGAGGGCCGAAGATCAGCACGTGGTCCAGCGCCTCGCCGCGTCCCTTGGCGGCGTGGATGAAAATTTCCATCTGCTCCTTCAGTGCCGGCTGGCCGATGTAGTCGGCCAAGCGCTTGGGGCGGATGGCGCGATCCACCGCGTCGTCTTCGCGGTTGCTTTGCGGACTGATCAAGCGCTCGTTGTCCATCGTTGCCCAACTCGTTGAAAAACCAAAAACCGTGGCTGGGCGGCACCTTAAAGATGGCGATTTCGTTCCCGCACCGTCAAGAACGGGCATTATACGCGGGGCGAAGGATTTGGTTTAGCGCCGCAAGGCGTCGGCGGCGCGCAAGGCCGGGCGTCCGCAATAGCGGCGGCCTGATCTTATCGCCGCGCCAGCGGGCGATGGGGCGAGGACACGAAGGGGATTCGCAAAGCGGGGGAAAATTGGCGGTTTATAAAAAACGAACCGCAATTACCCACCCGCGACAGGCGCCGATCGGCGCATTAAACCAGCTCGATTAAGCAATAGGCTGGAAACACACATTCAATATCAACAGGGCAAGCCAAAACCCGATTTCCCATGTTTCCGTAACGGGCTGTATGCGTTTGACCGCCCCATAAACGTGGATGACCACCATCAAGGCCATTAACAGGTCCAGCCCTTGGAACACGATAGCGATCGCGTCACCCTCAATAGCCGCCTGAATCACGATCCAGTCGACCACCAGCGCAAGCGCTCCGAGGCAGCGTCCAAAATATAGCGCCAAGTCGGTGTTATCCGGGACAGTCCAGCGAAAGAAACGCGCCCAGGAAAGCGGGGCGACGGAAATCGGCACGGAAAACAGGACGGCCGTTAATATCGAAAACGCGATCAAATACTCCCGGCTGTATTCACTCCATATACCGACCATTGCTTGACTCCATTAAAAACGACTACGGGTTAGGCCGATTTCCGGCTATTCGAGTTATGCGCCACCGGGCGGCCGCTCGCGCATGTCCTTGATGAAATACGCGATGGCGCGCCGCCAGGCGGTATCGTTGTCACCGCGAAAATCGTAGGCGCGCTTGACCAAGGTTCGGCCGCTGGCCGCATCGCGGATTTCGATGTGAAGCGTAAGGACCAGGTTGCTCATGCGGAACACCCAGCCCACCAGTACGCGCCCGGCGCCGACGCGGCGGGCGATGTCCAGTTCGCAGCCGTTGCAGGCGTGCCAATAAGGCATGGTTTTCCACTGCTCGGTAAGGACGGGTATCGGCCCGTGGTCCACCAGGGGATAAAGGCGGCTGCGCCCGATTTCCTCGCGCAGCACGGTGGTCATGTCGGCCAGGCGCGCGCGCCACTCCTCGCGGCGCCGCGCGTCGCCGGTATCGCCGGTATAGGCCAAATCCAATACGGCCAGGGGAATGTCGCTGAGGGGCGTGTCGTCGGCGCGAGCCGCTATGGCGGCCATAACGAACGCCGCAACGATCCCCAGCCGGCGCAAGGTATTGAAGCAAGGCATGGTTATCGTCTCCCCTCAGCCCGCCAAGTCCTGTTCCATGCCGTCGATGCCGGCGCTGATGGCCCCATGGACCAGCTCCGCCACGGCGTCGGCGTCTTCCGGCCGCGACTCGAAATCGATGGTCCACACCACCACCGCCAGGCCGTCATAGGACTGGAACACCTCCACCGTGCCCTGGTAATGGCTGACAGGAAACGGCGAAACGGGACGCAGATAGACCAGGCGCCGCTTGGCGTCGTCGATATCCACGATGGTGTCCTGGATGTCGCCGCCGCCGTTGGCGATGGTCATGTAGCGCAGCGCGCCCGCGCCCTGCCCTTCCACCCGGCAGGTCTCGATGAAAGGAAACCACACGTCCAGCCGCCCGATGGCGCGGATGGCTTGCCAGGCCGTATCGACGGGGACGCGGAGCTTTTTGGTGATGGCTTGTTTGGTTTTCACGGCAATCTCCTGTTTTTATCCGTAATAAGAGGCGGTTGCGTGAGCCGCCCCATGGAGAAAGCCAGGACTGGCGGATCACCGGCTCAGCTTAGTGGCCCGTTTGCCGCGTGTATTGGAAAAAACCGACAAATCGGATCTCGCCGGCCTCAGCGCTCGACGCCGTAAAGATTCAGCAGGCCGGAAAAGCGCAGGGTAACGGAGCTGGCCATTTGCGGATAAACGGCATCCGGCGACATGCCATACAGCTCCTGGAAATCGCGGATCAAGTGGCTTTGGTCGTAATAACCCGCCGCATAGGCGGCATCCGCCCAACTGGGCAGGCTTTGGCGCTGGAAAACGGCGTGGCGCAAGCGCACGACGCGCGCGTATTTTTTCGGCGTGGCGCCGATGTGGTTTTGAAAGCGCCGCTCCAGGGTGCGCTCGGTCAAACCCAGGCTTTTGGCCAGCCGGGCGATGGGAACATTGCCGCGGGATTGGTTGAGCACCTTGCAGGCCGCCTGGATCAGCAGGTCCTCCTGGTCGCGGTTGAACGCCGACAGCAAAAACCGCTCGACGCACCGGACGCGCCCGCCGGCGTCGCGTTGGCGGGCGAGTGAGTCTTCGATGGCTTCCACCGCGTACCTGGGAAAAATATCCCGGCAATCCACCCGCCGTTCGGCGCACTCTTTGGCGATGCCCCGGCGGAACACGTTCAACCCCCAGGGCGTCAATCGCGCGGAGACGCCAGACACATTCCCGGGCGTGCCAAGATCGCTGCGAAAACTTTGGAAACCGGCCAGTCCGCTGCGGGTGGTGTAAGTCCGCCCTTTGTGCGCGGTGGTGAGGAGATCGGCGTAAAGGAAACACAAATAAGTGGCGGTGTCCGGCAGGATGGAAAGCGCCAGGTTGTCGCCGGCCAGCAAATTCTCATAGTCCCAAATTTCCGCCACATACGGTTGCAGCAACGGGCTGGGCTGGAATTTTCTCAGGCTCATGGGTGCTTTCCACAAATTCGGCACACACCCATTGTCGTCTTTACGCGGCGGAATCGGAAGGCTTGCAGCGACGTGAAAACGCCTATCGGCGCCCCATCCTCCTTCCGGGAAGAAGCTACCGGTTTTCGGCAGACCCGCCGTCGATGGCGGATCTCGCCTTGCTACTCACTTGGCCGCGGCCTTCAGCGCTTGGCGGATCAGATCCTCGCTGCTTTTTCCTTCGCTGGGGATGTCGCGCACCATGCGGCTGGCTTCCGGCGGCTTGAAGCCCAGAGCGATGAGGGCGCTCACGGCGTCCGCTACCGGGTCAATTTTGGCGGTGACGCCCGGCGTGGCCGGCGCTAACGACCCGCCTTCGCTTTCCGGCAAGCGGTCGCGCATTTCGATGATGAGGCGTTCGGCGGTCTTCTTGCCGATGCCGGGCAGTCGCACCAGGGCCGACACGTCGTTGTGCTCGATGGCGCGGTGGAATTCGTCGCTGGAGAGGCCCGACAGGATGGTCAAAGCCAGCTTGGCCCCAACGCCATTCACCTTGATGAGGCTGCGGAACAGCGCGCGCTCGCTTTCGGCGTAGAAGCCGTACAGGCTGTGGGCGTCCTCCCGTACCGCCATGTGGGTGTGCAGAAGCACCGTTTCGCCCAGGACCGGCAGCTGGTAGAACGTGCTCATGGGCGCTTCCACCTCGTAGCCGACGCCGTTCACGTCCAACAGCAGGAAAGGAACTTTTTTCGCCGCGAGCTTGCCGCGCAGGAAGCCGATCATCGCGCCGCCGCCTGCATCCGCGCCATGCGCCGGGCGGTTTGCTGGTGGTGGGCATGGCACAGCGCCACGCCCAGGGCGTCGCTGGCGTCCAGTTCCATGTGCGATTGGTTTTTGAGGAGAAACTTCACCATATGCGCCACCTGCGCCTTGTCCGCATTGCCGTTGCCCACCAAGGCCTGCTTCACCTGCTTGGCGGAGTATTCGTAAACCGGCAGATCGGCGGTCAGCGCCGCGCAAATGGCCGCGCCGCGCGCCTGGCCGAGCTTGAGGGCGGAGTCGGCGTTGCGGTGCATGAACACCTGCTCCACCGCCAACTCCTCCGGGCCGTGTTCGGCCACCACTTGCTGGATGCCGTCGAAAATGCGCTTGAGCCGGTCGGGGAAGTGATCCATGTCCATGCGGATGCAACCCCAGGCCAGCAGCACCGGGCCGCCGGCGCCATCGTCGATGATGCCGTAGCCGGTGACGCGGGAGCCGGGGTCTATGCCTAGGATGCGTGCCAAGGTGGGGGATGTCCTCTGGTGTCTTTATATCGTTCCCACGAGGCGAGCCGAGGGAAGGCGTCCGATGGCACGCGGCGTCCTGGGACGCGGAGAGGCCGAACCGGCGCCCCACCACCACCGCGCGTGGGAACGACGCGGCGTGTTCGACGCCGGCCGGCGAGCGCTAACTGATCTTCGCCAAAATCTCTTCGCTGATGTCAGCGTTGGAATAAACGTTCTGCACGTCGTCCAGGTCTTCCAGCCGTTCCAGCAAGCGAATCATCTTTTCCGCGTCGTCGGCGTCCAGGGCCGTGCTGGTGCTGGCGCGCATGGTCACTTCGGCGCTTTCCGGCTTGAAGCCGTATTGGTTCAGCGCGTCGCGTACCGCCTCGAAATTCTCCGGCGCGGCCAGCACGTCCAGGGAGCCGTCATCGTTCACCACCACGTCGTCGCAGCCCGCTTCCAGAGCGATTTCGGTGACGCGATCCTCGTCCACGCCGGGAGCGAAACTTACGATGCCGGTCTTGCTGAACAGGTAAGCCACCGATCCGTCGGTGCCCAGGTTGCCGCCGGCCTTGGCAAAAGCGTGGCGCACTTCCGACACCGTGCGATTACGGTTGTCGGTGAGGCAATCCACCATCACGGCGATGCCGCCGGGGCCGTAGCCTTCGTAGCGCACTTCGTCGAAGTTATCCCCTTCCATCGCGCCGGAGCCCTTTTTGACGGCCCGGTCGATGGTGTCCTTGGTCATGTTGGCGACCAGGGCCTTGTCGATGGCGGTGCGCAAACGCGGATTGTTGGCCGGCTCCGGCCCGCCGCTGCGGCTGGCCACGGTAATTTCGCGGATGAGTTTGGTGAAAAGCTTGCCGCGCTTGGCGTCCTGGGCGCCTTTGCGGTGCTGGATGTTAGCCCACTTGCTATGACCTGCCATGTTTTCTTATGTAAGGTTGCCAATGAAATGAATGGCTTACAGTTTACCACTCCAGCCGGCTCCTGGCTCTATGCCGTCGCGGCGGCGGCGAAAACGCACCGCCCCCCTGGCGGCCGTTTACGACAAAGCGCCGCCAGCCGGCCTACAACCAGCGCAATCGGTTGGCGTTGCTCACCACCGTCACCGAAGACAGCGCCATGGCGGCGCCGGCGATCATCGGGTTGAGCAACAGGCCGGTGAAGGGGTACAACAGCCCGGCGGCGACGGGAATGCTCAGCACGTTGTAGATGAAGGCCCCAGCCAGGTTTTGCTGGATATTGCGCACCGTGAGGCGCGATAGGCGGATCGCTTCCGGCACTTTCTGCAGCGAGCCCTGCATAATCACCACGTCGGCGCTTTCGATGGCGATGTCGGTGCCGGTGCCGATGGCGAAACCCACGTTGGCCTGGGCCAGGGCCGGCGCGTCGTTGATGCCGTCGCCCACCATGGCGACGGTTTCGCCTTGATCTTGCAACTCGCGCACCACGGCCGCCTTGTCCTGGGGCAACACCTGGGCGCGAACCTCCTCGATGCCGGCCTGGGCGGCGACGGCTTTGGCGGTGACGGCATTGTCGCCGGTCACCATCAGCACACGCACGCCGAGTCCGCGCATTTTGGCGATGGCGGCGGCGGAATCGGCTTTGATGGGGTCGGAAACCGCCACCAGCCCCACCACCTTGCCGGCCGCCGCCAGCAACATCGGCGTCTGGCCCGAAGCGGACAGCTCGTCCAAGCGCTGGGGAAACGCGCTGCAATCCACCTGCTTGGCCTGCATCAACGCCAGGTTGCCCAACCAGGCCGGCTTGCCGTTGAGGGTGCCGCCGACGCCGTGGCCGGCCACGGCGACGAATCCGTCCACCGGCAGCAGGTCCGTCGAGCGGGAGCCGGCTTCGGCGACGATGGCCGCCGCCAGAGGATGCTCCGAGCCGGCCTCCAGGCTGGCGGCCCATTGCAGCACCTTGGTTTCCGTCCAGCCGCGGCTGCCGGCCAAGGCCGTGACCGTGGGCTTGCCGGCCGTGACCGTGCCGGTTTTGTCCAACACCACGCAAGTAAGCTTGCCGGCGCTTTGCAAAGCGTCGCCCTGGCGGATGAGGATGCCGTTCTGCGCCGCCTTGCCCACCGCCACCATGATGGAGATGGGCGTCGCCAACCCCAGGGCGCAGGGACAGGCGATGACCAGCACGGTCATGGCCGTGGCAAAGGCATAGCCCAGGGAAGGCGACGGCCCGAATACCAGCCAAATGAGGAAGGTGGCGGCGGAAATGGATACCACCGTCGGCACGAACACTGCCGCGATGCGATCCACCAAGCGGGCGATGGCCGGCTTGGTGCTTTGCGCCTGGCGCACGCTCTCGACGATCTGCGCCAGCACCGTGTCGCGGCCGATGCGGGTGGCTTTATACAGGAAAGTACCGTTCTGGTTGAGGGTGCCGCCGACCACTTCGTCGCCCACCCGCTTCTCCACCGCGAGCGGTTCGCCGGTCAGCATGGACTCGTCCACGCTGGAATGGCCTTCCAGCAAGGTGCCGTCCACGGGGATTTTTTCGCCGGGCCGCACCCGCAGGGTTTCCTCCAGCCCCACCGTCTCGATGGGCACGTCCAGTTCCATGCCGTCACGCACCACGCGGGCGGTGCGGGGCTGCAAGCCGATGAGCTGGCGGATGGCCTGGGAGGTTTTGCCCCGGGCGCGCATTTCCAAAGCCGAACCCAGGTTGATGAACGCAATGATGATGACCGCCGCTTCGAAATAAGCGTATTTGGCGTTGGGCGGCAAGGCCGCGGCGAAATCGATGGCCAAGGTCGAATACAGCCAGGCGGCGCCCGTGCCTAAGGCGATGAGGCTATCCATATTGGCCTGCCGCTGACGCCAAGCGTGCAGCGCGCCGCGGAAATAATGCCCGCCGGCATAGTACACCACCGCCGCCGACAACAACGACACCCAGGGCCAAAATGCATTGCCGCCGCTGCTGCCCAGCGCCGGCAACCAACCGAAGTGGTCGCCCACCATCAACGGCGCGCCCAGAGCCGCCGCCACTTTAGCCCGCTGCAACAGCGACCGGTAGCGCTCCTCCTCCTGGGCCTGCTCGCCGGACACGTCGCC
This window harbors:
- a CDS encoding heavy metal translocating P-type ATPase, translating into MAQNTTSSSLRLSVLGMRCAGCVQAVQDALAAVPGVESVEVNFADHSAAVTGSADADVLRQAVKDAGYDAAVMEGLGDVSGEQAQEEERYRSLLQRAKVAAALGAPLMVGDHFGWLPALGSSGGNAFWPWVSLLSAAVVYYAGGHYFRGALHAWRQRQANMDSLIALGTGAAWLYSTLAIDFAAALPPNAKYAYFEAAVIIIAFINLGSALEMRARGKTSQAIRQLIGLQPRTARVVRDGMELDVPIETVGLEETLRVRPGEKIPVDGTLLEGHSSVDESMLTGEPLAVEKRVGDEVVGGTLNQNGTFLYKATRIGRDTVLAQIVESVRQAQSTKPAIARLVDRIAAVFVPTVVSISAATFLIWLVFGPSPSLGYAFATAMTVLVIACPCALGLATPISIMVAVGKAAQNGILIRQGDALQSAGKLTCVVLDKTGTVTAGKPTVTALAGSRGWTETKVLQWAASLEAGSEHPLAAAIVAEAGSRSTDLLPVDGFVAVAGHGVGGTLNGKPAWLGNLALMQAKQVDCSAFPQRLDELSASGQTPMLLAAAGKVVGLVAVSDPIKADSAAAIAKMRGLGVRVLMVTGDNAVTAKAVAAQAGIEEVRAQVLPQDKAAVVRELQDQGETVAMVGDGINDAPALAQANVGFAIGTGTDIAIESADVVIMQGSLQKVPEAIRLSRLTVRNIQQNLAGAFIYNVLSIPVAAGLLYPFTGLLLNPMIAGAAMALSSVTVVSNANRLRWL